One genomic region from Lathamus discolor isolate bLatDis1 chromosome 21, bLatDis1.hap1, whole genome shotgun sequence encodes:
- the MEF2B gene encoding myocyte-specific enhancer factor 2B isoform X4 produces MGRKKIQISRILDQRNRQVTFTKRKFGLMKKAYELSVLCDCEIALIIFNSTNRLFQYASTDMDKVLLKYTEYSEPHESRTNSDILETLKRKGLGLESHELEVDEGPDPEEKARRLSEGMDLSVPRPRFYSPAPLPEAAYGSSPPATTTALSSTSAAPQGQGRPPVFKPAPPKPPGRSPGPLPPGIGYPLFPAGSLNRALATKTPPPLYLGAEGRCGEAHGSLVSGRSSGTTTRPLYPALQTLSPVLAPGSSSIPSHGLTSFPFLTPAQAAEFGAGEAPPPPCFLQPGPTAWQQPRDMAALGLSSRIVPAEEPAPGASPQHQAVSIKSERVSPGLGCPSGAPQPPTASLASLSEASRDPGDHQPRDDYAKGSDPPQPPARPGPQG; encoded by the exons ATGGGCCGGAAAAAGATCCAGATCAGTCGGATATTGGACCAGCGGAACCGGCAG GTGACCTTCACCAAGCGGAAGTTTGGGCTGATGAAGAAGGCGTATGAGCTGAGCGTCCTGTGCGACTGCGAGATCGCCCTCATCATCTTCAACAGCACCAACCGCCTCTTCCAGTACGCCAGCACCGACATGGACAAGGTGCTGCTCAAGTACACGGAGTACAGCGAGCCCCACGAGAGCCGCACCAACAGCGACATCCTCGAG ACACTGAAGCGCaaagggctggggctggagagcCACGAGCTGGAGGTGGACGAGGGGCCGGATCCCGAGGAGAAAGCGCGAAGGCTGAGCGAGGGCATGGACCTGTCGGTGCCACGACCCAGGTTTTAT agcccagcaccgCTGCCTGAGGCTGCCTATGGCAGCTCCCCACCGGCCACCACCACGGCCCTGAGCAGCACCAGCGCGGCCCCGCAGGGCCAGGGCCGCCCGCCCGTCTTCAAACCAGCACCGCCGAAGCCACCAGGACGCTCCCCAGGGCCATTGCCCCCAG GTATTGGCTACCCCCTCTTCCCTGCTGGCAGCCTGAACCGGGCCCTGGCCACCAAGACGCCCCCCCCGCTGTACCTGGGGGCCGAAGGCCGGTGCGGGGAAGCCCACGGCAGCTTGGTGAGCGGCCGGAGCAGCGGCACCACCACG CGACCACTGTACCCTGCTCTGCAGACCCTGAGCCCTGTGCTCGCTCCGGGCAGCTCCAGCATCCCAAGCCACGGCCTCACCAGTTTCCCCTTCCTCACCCCAGCCCAAGCAG cagagttTGGGGCTGGTGAGGCCCCACCACCCCcctgcttcctgcagcctgGCCCCACAGCATGGCAGCAGCCACGGGACATGGCAGCACTGGG gCTCAGCAGCCGGATTGTCCCTGCTGAAGAGCCAGCCCCCGGCGCATCCCCGCAGCACCAAGCCGTCAGCATCAAGTCAGAGCGGGTCTCCCCGGGGCTGGGCTGCCCCTCGGGCGCCCCGCAGCCTCCCACCGCCAGCCTGGCCTCCCTGAGCGAAGCCTCCCGAGACCCCGGAGACCACCAGCCACGGGACGACTACGCCAAGGG ctctgacCCCCCGCAGCCCCCTGCGAGGCCAGGACCCCAGGGGTGA
- the MEF2B gene encoding myocyte-specific enhancer factor 2B isoform X2, whose protein sequence is MGRKKIQISRILDQRNRQVTFTKRKFGLMKKAYELSVLCDCEIALIIFNSTNRLFQYASTDMDKVLLKYTEYSEPHESRTNSDILETLKRKGLGLESHELEVDEGPDPEEKARRLSEGMDLSVPRPRFYSPAPLPEAAYGSSPPATTTALSSTSAAPQGQGRPPVFKPAPPKPPGRSPGPLPPGIGYPLFPAGSLNRALATKTPPPLYLGAEGRCGEAHGSLVSGRSSGTTTRPLYPALQTLSPVLAPGSSSIPSHGLTSFPFLTPAQAEFGAGEAPPPPCFLQPGPTAWQQPRDMAALGLSSRIVPAEEPAPGASPQHQAVSIKSERVSPGLGCPSGAPQPPTASLASLSEASRDPGDHQPRDDYAKGYPYPLAPPRPLPEEQRVPVPMRRAQAMDTWQR, encoded by the exons ATGGGCCGGAAAAAGATCCAGATCAGTCGGATATTGGACCAGCGGAACCGGCAG GTGACCTTCACCAAGCGGAAGTTTGGGCTGATGAAGAAGGCGTATGAGCTGAGCGTCCTGTGCGACTGCGAGATCGCCCTCATCATCTTCAACAGCACCAACCGCCTCTTCCAGTACGCCAGCACCGACATGGACAAGGTGCTGCTCAAGTACACGGAGTACAGCGAGCCCCACGAGAGCCGCACCAACAGCGACATCCTCGAG ACACTGAAGCGCaaagggctggggctggagagcCACGAGCTGGAGGTGGACGAGGGGCCGGATCCCGAGGAGAAAGCGCGAAGGCTGAGCGAGGGCATGGACCTGTCGGTGCCACGACCCAGGTTTTAT agcccagcaccgCTGCCTGAGGCTGCCTATGGCAGCTCCCCACCGGCCACCACCACGGCCCTGAGCAGCACCAGCGCGGCCCCGCAGGGCCAGGGCCGCCCGCCCGTCTTCAAACCAGCACCGCCGAAGCCACCAGGACGCTCCCCAGGGCCATTGCCCCCAG GTATTGGCTACCCCCTCTTCCCTGCTGGCAGCCTGAACCGGGCCCTGGCCACCAAGACGCCCCCCCCGCTGTACCTGGGGGCCGAAGGCCGGTGCGGGGAAGCCCACGGCAGCTTGGTGAGCGGCCGGAGCAGCGGCACCACCACG CGACCACTGTACCCTGCTCTGCAGACCCTGAGCCCTGTGCTCGCTCCGGGCAGCTCCAGCATCCCAAGCCACGGCCTCACCAGTTTCCCCTTCCTCACCCCAGCCCAAGCAG agttTGGGGCTGGTGAGGCCCCACCACCCCcctgcttcctgcagcctgGCCCCACAGCATGGCAGCAGCCACGGGACATGGCAGCACTGGG gCTCAGCAGCCGGATTGTCCCTGCTGAAGAGCCAGCCCCCGGCGCATCCCCGCAGCACCAAGCCGTCAGCATCAAGTCAGAGCGGGTCTCCCCGGGGCTGGGCTGCCCCTCGGGCGCCCCGCAGCCTCCCACCGCCAGCCTGGCCTCCCTGAGCGAAGCCTCCCGAGACCCCGGAGACCACCAGCCACGGGACGACTACGCCAAGGGGTACCCGTACCCCCTGGCCCCCCCTCGGCCGCTGCCCGAGGAGCAGCGGGTCCCCGTCCCCATGCGACGAGCGCAGGCCATGGACACTTGGCAGAGATAG
- the MEF2B gene encoding myocyte-specific enhancer factor 2B isoform X1 codes for MGRKKIQISRILDQRNRQVTFTKRKFGLMKKAYELSVLCDCEIALIIFNSTNRLFQYASTDMDKVLLKYTEYSEPHESRTNSDILETLKRKGLGLESHELEVDEGPDPEEKARRLSEGMDLSVPRPRFYSPAPLPEAAYGSSPPATTTALSSTSAAPQGQGRPPVFKPAPPKPPGRSPGPLPPGIGYPLFPAGSLNRALATKTPPPLYLGAEGRCGEAHGSLVSGRSSGTTTRPLYPALQTLSPVLAPGSSSIPSHGLTSFPFLTPAQAAEFGAGEAPPPPCFLQPGPTAWQQPRDMAALGLSSRIVPAEEPAPGASPQHQAVSIKSERVSPGLGCPSGAPQPPTASLASLSEASRDPGDHQPRDDYAKGYPYPLAPPRPLPEEQRVPVPMRRAQAMDTWQR; via the exons ATGGGCCGGAAAAAGATCCAGATCAGTCGGATATTGGACCAGCGGAACCGGCAG GTGACCTTCACCAAGCGGAAGTTTGGGCTGATGAAGAAGGCGTATGAGCTGAGCGTCCTGTGCGACTGCGAGATCGCCCTCATCATCTTCAACAGCACCAACCGCCTCTTCCAGTACGCCAGCACCGACATGGACAAGGTGCTGCTCAAGTACACGGAGTACAGCGAGCCCCACGAGAGCCGCACCAACAGCGACATCCTCGAG ACACTGAAGCGCaaagggctggggctggagagcCACGAGCTGGAGGTGGACGAGGGGCCGGATCCCGAGGAGAAAGCGCGAAGGCTGAGCGAGGGCATGGACCTGTCGGTGCCACGACCCAGGTTTTAT agcccagcaccgCTGCCTGAGGCTGCCTATGGCAGCTCCCCACCGGCCACCACCACGGCCCTGAGCAGCACCAGCGCGGCCCCGCAGGGCCAGGGCCGCCCGCCCGTCTTCAAACCAGCACCGCCGAAGCCACCAGGACGCTCCCCAGGGCCATTGCCCCCAG GTATTGGCTACCCCCTCTTCCCTGCTGGCAGCCTGAACCGGGCCCTGGCCACCAAGACGCCCCCCCCGCTGTACCTGGGGGCCGAAGGCCGGTGCGGGGAAGCCCACGGCAGCTTGGTGAGCGGCCGGAGCAGCGGCACCACCACG CGACCACTGTACCCTGCTCTGCAGACCCTGAGCCCTGTGCTCGCTCCGGGCAGCTCCAGCATCCCAAGCCACGGCCTCACCAGTTTCCCCTTCCTCACCCCAGCCCAAGCAG cagagttTGGGGCTGGTGAGGCCCCACCACCCCcctgcttcctgcagcctgGCCCCACAGCATGGCAGCAGCCACGGGACATGGCAGCACTGGG gCTCAGCAGCCGGATTGTCCCTGCTGAAGAGCCAGCCCCCGGCGCATCCCCGCAGCACCAAGCCGTCAGCATCAAGTCAGAGCGGGTCTCCCCGGGGCTGGGCTGCCCCTCGGGCGCCCCGCAGCCTCCCACCGCCAGCCTGGCCTCCCTGAGCGAAGCCTCCCGAGACCCCGGAGACCACCAGCCACGGGACGACTACGCCAAGGGGTACCCGTACCCCCTGGCCCCCCCTCGGCCGCTGCCCGAGGAGCAGCGGGTCCCCGTCCCCATGCGACGAGCGCAGGCCATGGACACTTGGCAGAGATAG
- the MEF2B gene encoding myocyte-specific enhancer factor 2B isoform X3, which translates to MGRKKIQISRILDQRNRQVTFTKRKFGLMKKAYELSVLCDCEIALIIFNSTNRLFQYASTDMDKVLLKYTEYSEPHESRTNSDILETLKRKGLGLESHELEVDEGPDPEEKARRLSEGMDLSVPRPRFYSPAPLPEAAYGSSPPATTTALSSTSAAPQGQGRPPVFKPAPPKPPGRSPGPLPPGIGYPLFPAGSLNRALATKTPPPLYLGAEGRCGEAHGSLVSGRSSGTTTTLSPVLAPGSSSIPSHGLTSFPFLTPAQAAEFGAGEAPPPPCFLQPGPTAWQQPRDMAALGLSSRIVPAEEPAPGASPQHQAVSIKSERVSPGLGCPSGAPQPPTASLASLSEASRDPGDHQPRDDYAKGYPYPLAPPRPLPEEQRVPVPMRRAQAMDTWQR; encoded by the exons ATGGGCCGGAAAAAGATCCAGATCAGTCGGATATTGGACCAGCGGAACCGGCAG GTGACCTTCACCAAGCGGAAGTTTGGGCTGATGAAGAAGGCGTATGAGCTGAGCGTCCTGTGCGACTGCGAGATCGCCCTCATCATCTTCAACAGCACCAACCGCCTCTTCCAGTACGCCAGCACCGACATGGACAAGGTGCTGCTCAAGTACACGGAGTACAGCGAGCCCCACGAGAGCCGCACCAACAGCGACATCCTCGAG ACACTGAAGCGCaaagggctggggctggagagcCACGAGCTGGAGGTGGACGAGGGGCCGGATCCCGAGGAGAAAGCGCGAAGGCTGAGCGAGGGCATGGACCTGTCGGTGCCACGACCCAGGTTTTAT agcccagcaccgCTGCCTGAGGCTGCCTATGGCAGCTCCCCACCGGCCACCACCACGGCCCTGAGCAGCACCAGCGCGGCCCCGCAGGGCCAGGGCCGCCCGCCCGTCTTCAAACCAGCACCGCCGAAGCCACCAGGACGCTCCCCAGGGCCATTGCCCCCAG GTATTGGCTACCCCCTCTTCCCTGCTGGCAGCCTGAACCGGGCCCTGGCCACCAAGACGCCCCCCCCGCTGTACCTGGGGGCCGAAGGCCGGTGCGGGGAAGCCCACGGCAGCTTGGTGAGCGGCCGGAGCAGCGGCACCACCACG ACCCTGAGCCCTGTGCTCGCTCCGGGCAGCTCCAGCATCCCAAGCCACGGCCTCACCAGTTTCCCCTTCCTCACCCCAGCCCAAGCAG cagagttTGGGGCTGGTGAGGCCCCACCACCCCcctgcttcctgcagcctgGCCCCACAGCATGGCAGCAGCCACGGGACATGGCAGCACTGGG gCTCAGCAGCCGGATTGTCCCTGCTGAAGAGCCAGCCCCCGGCGCATCCCCGCAGCACCAAGCCGTCAGCATCAAGTCAGAGCGGGTCTCCCCGGGGCTGGGCTGCCCCTCGGGCGCCCCGCAGCCTCCCACCGCCAGCCTGGCCTCCCTGAGCGAAGCCTCCCGAGACCCCGGAGACCACCAGCCACGGGACGACTACGCCAAGGGGTACCCGTACCCCCTGGCCCCCCCTCGGCCGCTGCCCGAGGAGCAGCGGGTCCCCGTCCCCATGCGACGAGCGCAGGCCATGGACACTTGGCAGAGATAG